ACCTTCTCGCACGGCTGGCCACTCAGCGCGGACGCCTGGGACGGTCAGATGCTCTTTCTGGTGCAGAACGGGTTCCGAGTGGTCGCCCACGACAGACGAGGTCACGGGCGGTCGAGCCAGGCGTCCAATGGCAACGACATGGACGGGTACGCGGACGACCTCGCCGCCGTGATCGAGACCCTCGACCTGCACGACGCCGCCCTCGTCGGCCGCTCCACCGGGGGCGGGGAGGTGGCCCGTTACATCGGTCGGCACGGCACCGGCCGGGTCGCGAAGGCAGTGCTGATCTCCGCTGTGCCGCCGCTGATGCTGCAGACCGCGGAGAACCCGGAAGGGCTGCCGATCAGCGTCTTCGACGAACTGCGTGCCGGTCTGGTCAAGGACCGGTCGCAGTTCTACAAGGACCTGGCCCTGATGTTCTATGGTGCCAACCGCAAGGGTGCCCAGGTCTCCCAGGGAGTGCTGGACCAGTTCTGGCTCTGGAGCATGCAGTCGGGGCTGAAGAACGCGTACGAGAGCATCAAGGCTTTCTCCGAGACGGACTTCACCGAGGATCTGAAGAAGTTCGACGTACCGACCCTCGTCATGCACGGCGAGGACGACCAGATCGTGCCGGTCAAGGACGCGGCGCCGAAGTCGGCCCAGCTCATCGCGGGCGCTCAG
The Micromonospora pisi DNA segment above includes these coding regions:
- a CDS encoding alpha/beta fold hydrolase is translated as MSTITAKDGTEIYYKDWGTGPVVTFSHGWPLSADAWDGQMLFLVQNGFRVVAHDRRGHGRSSQASNGNDMDGYADDLAAVIETLDLHDAALVGRSTGGGEVARYIGRHGTGRVAKAVLISAVPPLMLQTAENPEGLPISVFDELRAGLVKDRSQFYKDLALMFYGANRKGAQVSQGVLDQFWLWSMQSGLKNAYESIKAFSETDFTEDLKKFDVPTLVMHGEDDQIVPVKDAAPKSAQLIAGAQEIYYPGAPHGMTATLQDQVNGDLLAFLRS